In Cutaneotrichosporon cavernicola HIS019 DNA, chromosome: 1, one DNA window encodes the following:
- a CDS encoding uncharacterized protein (Ion channel regulatory protein UNC-93), with amino-acid sequence MTTTPPTPNEAKRSMSLEAQTDDLDKPRWYRFGVNSWSQITLVSVICFFLPGMYNAISGIGGSGQLDPTIGANAAVALLSVGAATGLLVGQPMFDIFGVRCIAIGGWTYALYTGSLLNYNHRANGAFVIGAGAILGLGATLLWVTQGAIMLSYPLPHQKGRSIAFFWVIFNLGGAIGSFISLGINFNRIKAGTVSDSTYIAFMVLMLFGWVLCFFLVPPHMVRRTDGSRAAPAKVKSDGKWYHNFTKKAKDEMIHIIQLKDEPRILFLIPMCFAANWFYSYQQNIVNGGSFTLRARSLNSALYWAAQMFGGMAIGLLLDMPWFTRPKRALCGWVFVFVTGNVIMGGGLAYQKWFDAQGRKNFIDFSDAKLYVGPCWLYIWYGALDAFWQGFSYWMLGALCNTPKEAARFVGVYKTMQCVGGAVAFRLTANHLGSMKQFISNWAIIAGALIVALPAVLMVTEPTEAEAKGLFLSEDDDRPGARNKEAAAVRRLSTAAA; translated from the coding sequence ATGACCACCactccccccacccccaacgaggccaagcgcagCATGTCTCTCGAGGCCCAGACCGACGACTTGGACAAGCCGCGCTGGTACCGCTTCGGCGTCAACAGCTGGAGCCAGATAACGCTCGTGAGCGTCATCTGCTTCTTCCTTCCAGGCATGTACAATGCCATTTCGGGAATCGGTGGTTCGGGCCAACTCGACCCAACGATCGGGGCGAACGcggccgtcgccctcctgtCCGTAGGAGCCGCCACGGGccttctcgtcggccaGCCCATGTTCGATATTTTTGGCGTACGCTGCATCGCTATTGGCGGTTGGACTTATGCTCTCTATACCGGGTCGCTGCTTAACTATAACCACAGGGCGAACGGCGCGTTCGTCATTGGTGCCGGAGCGATTCTTGGTCTCGGCGCGACGTTACTTTGGGTCACACAGGGCGCGATCATGCTCTCGTACCCACTGCCTCACCAGAAAGGGCGGTCGATCGCATTCTTCTGGGTCAtcttcaacctcggcggcgcgatcGGCTCGTTCATCTCCCTCGGGATCAACTTTAACCGCATCAAAGCTGGAACAGTTTCCGACTCGACATACATTGCCTTCATGGTCCTCATGCTGTTTGGTTGGGTACTGTGTTTCTTTCTTGTCCCACCACACATGGTGCGGCGCACCGATGGCTCGCGAGCCGCGCCAGCCAAGGTCAAGTCGGACGGAAAGTGGTACCACAACTTTACGAAaaaggccaaggacgagatgATCCATATCAtccagctcaaggacgagccgcGCATCCTTTTCCTGATTCCCATGTGTTTTGCTGCCAATTGGTTCTACTCGTACCAGCAGAACATTGTCAATGGCGGCTCATTCACCCTTCGCGCGCGTTCCCTCAACTCGGCCCTGTACTGGGCAGCGCAGATGTTTGGCGGCATGGCAATtggtctcctcctcgacatgcCTTGGTTCACTCGCCCCAAGCGTGCTCTCTGCGGCTGGGTCTTTGTTTTTGTGACCGGAAACGTCATcatgggcggcggcctcgccTACCAGAAGTGGTTCGACGCACAGGGCCGTAAGAACTTTATCGACTTTTCCGACGCAAAACTCTACGTCGGCCCATGCTGGCTGTATATTTGGTACGGTGCCCTCGACGCCTTCTGGCAGGGCTTCTCGTACTGGATGCTCGGCGCCCTCTGCAACACGCCAAAGGAGGCCGCTCGCTTCGTCGGTGTTTACAAGACAATGCAGTGCGTCGGAGGTGCCGTTGCTTTCCGCCTCACTGCCAACCACCTTGGCAGCATGAAGCAGTTCATCTCGAACTGGGCCATCATCGCTGGcgccctcatcgtcgctcTTCCCGCTGTCCTGATGGTCACCGAGCccaccgaggccgaggccaagggcCTCTTCCTTTccgaagacgacgaccgCCCGGGGGCCCGCAACAAGGAGGCCGCTGCGGTCCGCCGCCTcagcaccgccgccgcttaA